In Phycisphaerae bacterium, one genomic interval encodes:
- a CDS encoding protein kinase produces the protein MPASPLIAALINEYFDRRQSGEDLSPERFAAEHPEVSAELRPYLDGLSLIDRARSAVSADSFAPPPAATAGLPPIAGYQLLEEIGRGGMGVVYRALQIATKRIVAIKVMLAGPFASDTARRRFAREVELAARLDRPGIVRVLESGTVAGQPYYAMDYVAGVGLARHLKDTAPDVRQIVALFALIAATVEEAHQCGVVHRDLKPANVLVDQEGRPRILDFGLAKAVDLSGSDAASFFTTLSSPGQVMGTLAYLSPEQAAGIPTEVDARTDVYALGVMLFEALTGQLPIDPNGRPSDVLQRILECPPRLPSHLAPQVDADLETIVLKALAKQKEHRYASARELAEDLRRYLANEPILARRPSSLYLVRKKLRKHRLQIVVAGAALVVAALVLWGGGAWFQRQEAQRAAREIADARREALRAQQNLDVGDINSAATLAAGIYARYATVVPDALLVLAKTRFYGRATDSAITELERQPRDLPDYWATRVLLAEIYRTLGNSVRADQLVAEVAPLIPDTADAWYLRSLATLSFAEAARCAQRAVERDSGHALALSRLARLQTQLDQLDEALATARRLVQVQPADLDARLLEAEVLLRRHAFKLVVDICTEVLQAHPDFQIARVYRAHAYRRLKRFDLALADYDALMAPGTARPGTVPIWYCYQRAAVLWMMGRATDALADYEQVHAVVGRPHYADARRAVILHELDRDTEALLVLDEAIRQTDEPWLAQILACLAGRTAPAELVQAAEGMAPTAPGVRARTCEAFYYAGETCLWRGEHSAARAWFQRCLQTGVEFDPGVFRPTPMNEYELAEWRLANLPATDSQPGGP, from the coding sequence ATGCCCGCCAGCCCGTTGATCGCGGCGCTGATCAACGAGTACTTCGATCGTCGCCAGTCTGGAGAGGATCTCAGCCCGGAGCGCTTCGCGGCCGAGCATCCCGAGGTATCGGCCGAATTGCGTCCGTATCTTGATGGTCTCAGCCTGATCGATCGTGCGCGCTCGGCCGTCAGTGCGGATTCGTTTGCCCCGCCGCCCGCGGCCACGGCTGGGCTGCCGCCGATCGCCGGCTATCAACTGCTGGAAGAGATCGGTCGGGGCGGCATGGGGGTCGTCTACCGCGCCTTGCAGATCGCCACGAAGCGCATCGTCGCGATCAAGGTGATGCTGGCCGGACCATTTGCCTCCGACACCGCGCGTCGCCGGTTCGCGCGCGAGGTCGAATTGGCGGCCCGACTCGACCGGCCGGGCATTGTACGCGTGCTCGAAAGCGGCACCGTGGCCGGGCAGCCATACTATGCGATGGATTACGTCGCCGGCGTCGGGCTGGCGCGCCATCTGAAAGACACGGCGCCCGATGTCCGCCAGATCGTCGCGCTCTTCGCACTAATCGCCGCGACGGTCGAAGAGGCGCATCAATGTGGCGTCGTGCACCGTGATTTGAAACCCGCCAACGTGCTCGTCGATCAGGAGGGGCGCCCGCGGATCCTCGACTTCGGCCTGGCCAAGGCGGTCGATCTGAGCGGGTCTGATGCCGCCTCGTTCTTTACGACGCTGTCGAGTCCGGGGCAGGTCATGGGCACCCTGGCCTACCTCTCGCCTGAGCAGGCCGCGGGCATTCCGACTGAAGTCGACGCCCGCACGGATGTATATGCCCTGGGCGTGATGCTCTTCGAAGCGCTCACGGGCCAGCTGCCGATCGACCCCAACGGCCGCCCGTCGGACGTCCTGCAGCGCATCCTCGAATGTCCGCCCCGCCTGCCTTCGCACCTGGCGCCCCAGGTGGATGCGGACCTCGAAACGATCGTGTTGAAAGCGCTGGCGAAACAGAAGGAGCATCGTTACGCCAGCGCGCGCGAGCTGGCGGAGGACCTGCGCCGCTACCTGGCCAACGAGCCCATCCTCGCCCGGCGGCCCAGCAGTCTGTACTTGGTGCGGAAGAAGCTGCGCAAACACCGGCTGCAGATTGTCGTCGCGGGGGCCGCACTGGTGGTCGCCGCGCTCGTGCTCTGGGGTGGCGGCGCGTGGTTCCAGCGGCAAGAAGCACAGCGTGCGGCCCGCGAGATAGCCGATGCACGGCGCGAGGCCCTCCGCGCCCAACAGAACCTGGACGTCGGCGACATCAACAGCGCGGCCACGCTCGCCGCAGGCATCTACGCGCGCTACGCCACGGTGGTACCAGACGCCCTGCTGGTGCTGGCGAAAACGCGCTTCTATGGGCGCGCCACGGATTCCGCGATCACAGAGCTTGAGCGGCAGCCACGCGATCTGCCGGACTACTGGGCCACGCGGGTATTGCTGGCCGAAATCTATCGCACGCTGGGCAATTCCGTGCGGGCCGACCAGTTGGTCGCCGAGGTCGCCCCACTCATTCCGGACACGGCGGACGCCTGGTATCTGCGCTCGCTCGCCACGCTCAGCTTTGCGGAGGCCGCCCGGTGCGCGCAGCGCGCGGTCGAACGCGATTCAGGGCACGCCCTGGCCTTGTCGCGGCTGGCACGCCTGCAGACCCAGTTGGACCAGTTGGATGAGGCCTTGGCGACGGCGCGCCGGCTTGTGCAGGTCCAACCCGCTGATCTCGACGCACGCCTGCTTGAAGCCGAGGTTCTGCTTCGCCGACACGCCTTCAAGCTGGTCGTGGACATCTGCACGGAGGTTCTGCAGGCTCACCCCGATTTTCAGATCGCGCGTGTGTACCGGGCACATGCGTACCGGCGGCTGAAGCGCTTTGACTTAGCGCTGGCTGATTACGATGCGCTGATGGCTCCGGGAACGGCCCGACCGGGCACGGTGCCCATTTGGTACTGCTACCAGCGGGCTGCCGTCCTATGGATGATGGGCCGCGCCACAGACGCCTTGGCTGATTACGAGCAGGTGCACGCGGTGGTTGGACGCCCGCACTATGCGGACGCGCGGCGCGCTGTGATCTTGCACGAGCTGGACCGCGACACAGAGGCGCTGCTTGTGCTCGATGAAGCTATACGTCAGACCGATGAGCCTTGGCTCGCGCAGATTCTCGCCTGCCTGGCGGGCCGGACAGCGCCCGCGGAACTGGTCCAGGCTGCGGAGGGGATGGCACCGACGGCTCCTGGCGTGCGCGCTCGGACCTGCGAAGCTTTCTACTATGCGGGTGAGACCTGCCTTTGGAGAGGCGAACACAGCGCAGCCCGCGCCTGGTTTCAGCGCTGCCTGCAGACGGGCGTCGAGTTTGACCCCGGCGTCTTCCGCCCGACGCCCATGAATGAGTACGAGCTCGCCGAATGGCGGCTGGCAAACCTGCCCGCCACTGACTCCCAGCCGGGCGGCCCGTAA
- a CDS encoding VCBS repeat-containing protein yields MKACTRALGVLVAMLCSASPLQADAVECQVSPNLPSAYDRFGWSVSVSGSLATTRRAVVGAPEWASKPGSVYVFQRSGSTWPQQAELNFGGPNTSYFGSSVCIDRGNGLFIVAGAPGSDSGTGAAYLYRYSGGSSWTQIGALAPAMGELSNGDRFGKSVSIDLENTVVVGAPLHHHGGLIDCGAAYVFYKDPNDPNDWGFKKELVASDRAKWDEFGTAVAISPVYPTANNEYIIVGAPKDDHSGHSDAGSAYIFERHYGGIDNWGERKKLIAADPTSDYFGYSVAIDGDYAVVGAPIKSDFDTGTGAVYVFYRNQGGTDQWGQLHKIYSLFPSNNANFGTSVAIQGTRIVVGAKYDLISCGAAYVIEFDMSGWDQVAQLVPSNGAYHDYFGYSVAVVDDLVLAGAPENGANGTEAGMAYVYDISDLTPSNDDCGGKASLPIGEVLDLPFATNAATFDGMGTCMSGPNVWYCYTPSFTGTATITLDAAYDAKLAVYDGCACGSGTQLGCAGGPAAQCTLSVTQGNLYQIEIGGNGTETGPGRLSITCGASALWEVDFNTGIPGDWTIMDYAGTNVLWQLNTTWVDDNWTGGDGTCAEVNANKAGNKRYDTALISPEFMVPPGAVLEYDTNYQDFQPGYDLADVDISFDGGSVWSNLSRWDDDHGMFKNLPGEHVQIELGAYTGATVRVRFRYYNPIASSNEYWQVDNVMVTGQGIVLAACCFDDSSCQYVTELECGGAGGTWQGVGTSCETVTCPLIAGACCVGGACVATTTQAACVALAGEWHEGEDCVLFECPVASVWYFDDAGVSGWGQTYEAPLWEWMDAGPLPECTMQDLDPENPYYAVTPAITYDYSGYHFYAKIWLANNYPESFEPVTVELHRGWGEGEGPLIASTTVYVTEQMNEVFPGWPHIFDLGTISDLVLNQESLVLKIIYTGWGGDTHICWNGESCPSALHALAPSEPPGIDTVVCEPQGGDNPSHPSTYWYDVTPGDAYGRCDFHVQVFDPNPENYLAWSITPEPWPAGNEPTWEFFVQQVGSEWWATWRDPNCVYPITTGTTRFTFENSNPPTWGDWRVTIGASVNPHVWVSDFSGAHFMQSDGDGYRVHVPLANIHAFNYTQDLVGVWKADSAWGDLDGDGDLDLVYSGESNDGLVTKVYTNQGGTLTYAYDRFGVQNESSGNLALGDCDGDGDLDLVVAGNSNAGASNRLYRNDGAGVLTWDQTQTLVGLNYASLAWGDYDLDGDLDLYVQGHDGTAARAILYRNGPLGTLTADTGQTLVGLYAGSADWGDWDGDGDLDLIVTGVDGTGRQTILYKNNPTGTLVNDGNHALPGVSLSDTAWGDLEGDGDLDLAFTGETSAAQRYACVYTNDGAGGFTMYGPNVRAIYRSSCALGDYDNDGDLDVAFCGYDGGGLYTVVGTNTGTELSQDYYLQSVREGSLNWVDVDADGNLDLFMTGADWGQKFARLYWNTGGLLNTYPRPASTMLAQQCGGLSLAWDGATDTETPGPGLYYCVRVGTTSGGNDVMSGTYSTPLMGNAGQGAAYWLDLPAHQYFWSVRAVDSGLAASPWTPEQVAWCLGDVNCDGVVNFRDINPFVLLLSNPTAYQAQYPTCPTANGDINCDGAVGFRDINAFVALIASGVCS; encoded by the coding sequence ATGAAAGCGTGCACGAGAGCGCTGGGCGTGCTGGTTGCGATGCTGTGTAGCGCCAGCCCCCTGCAAGCGGACGCCGTGGAGTGCCAGGTATCGCCCAACTTGCCGTCGGCATACGATCGTTTTGGCTGGTCCGTTTCGGTTTCAGGCTCCTTGGCGACCACCAGGAGAGCCGTCGTGGGTGCTCCGGAGTGGGCCAGCAAGCCTGGCTCGGTCTACGTTTTCCAGCGCAGCGGGAGCACGTGGCCGCAGCAGGCGGAGCTCAACTTCGGGGGCCCGAATACGAGCTATTTCGGCTCGTCCGTCTGCATCGACCGGGGCAACGGCCTCTTCATCGTGGCGGGCGCACCGGGCAGCGACTCCGGGACCGGCGCCGCCTACCTCTACCGCTACTCGGGCGGGAGCAGTTGGACCCAGATCGGCGCGCTCGCTCCCGCGATGGGGGAGCTGTCGAACGGCGATCGCTTCGGCAAGTCGGTGTCGATTGACCTCGAGAACACGGTCGTCGTGGGCGCTCCGCTGCACCACCACGGAGGCCTGATCGACTGCGGCGCCGCCTATGTCTTCTACAAAGACCCGAACGACCCGAACGATTGGGGATTCAAGAAGGAGCTCGTGGCCAGCGATCGGGCCAAGTGGGACGAGTTCGGCACGGCCGTCGCGATCAGCCCGGTCTACCCGACTGCCAACAACGAATACATTATCGTCGGCGCGCCCAAAGACGATCACAGCGGGCACTCTGACGCGGGTTCGGCTTACATCTTCGAGCGCCACTACGGCGGGATCGACAACTGGGGCGAACGCAAGAAGCTCATCGCCGCGGATCCCACGAGCGACTATTTCGGCTACTCCGTCGCCATCGACGGCGATTACGCGGTCGTGGGCGCGCCCATCAAGAGCGACTTTGACACCGGCACCGGCGCCGTGTACGTGTTCTACCGCAACCAGGGTGGCACGGACCAGTGGGGGCAATTGCACAAGATCTACTCTCTGTTCCCGTCCAACAACGCCAATTTCGGCACTTCGGTCGCCATCCAGGGCACGCGGATCGTGGTCGGTGCGAAGTACGACCTGATCTCCTGCGGCGCGGCCTACGTCATCGAGTTTGACATGTCCGGCTGGGACCAGGTGGCCCAACTGGTACCCAGCAACGGCGCCTATCACGACTACTTCGGCTACTCGGTTGCCGTGGTGGACGACCTGGTGCTCGCCGGGGCACCGGAAAACGGCGCCAACGGCACGGAAGCCGGCATGGCCTACGTATACGACATCAGCGATCTGACGCCCTCCAACGACGATTGCGGCGGCAAGGCCTCCCTGCCCATCGGCGAGGTGCTCGACCTGCCGTTCGCGACGAATGCGGCGACGTTTGACGGGATGGGCACGTGCATGTCGGGACCGAACGTCTGGTACTGCTATACGCCGTCCTTCACGGGCACTGCCACGATCACCCTGGATGCCGCCTATGACGCGAAGCTCGCGGTGTACGACGGCTGCGCGTGCGGCTCCGGCACGCAGCTGGGCTGCGCCGGCGGCCCCGCGGCGCAGTGCACGCTCTCGGTTACTCAAGGCAATCTGTACCAGATCGAGATCGGCGGCAACGGCACGGAGACCGGTCCGGGCCGCTTGAGCATCACGTGTGGCGCCAGCGCGCTGTGGGAGGTGGATTTCAATACCGGCATCCCGGGCGATTGGACCATCATGGACTATGCCGGCACAAACGTATTGTGGCAGTTGAACACCACTTGGGTTGACGACAACTGGACCGGCGGCGACGGCACGTGCGCGGAAGTGAATGCAAACAAGGCCGGTAACAAGCGGTACGACACCGCGCTCATCAGCCCTGAGTTCATGGTCCCGCCCGGGGCCGTGCTCGAGTACGACACGAATTACCAGGACTTCCAGCCCGGCTACGACCTGGCGGACGTCGACATCAGTTTCGACGGCGGCAGCGTCTGGTCCAACCTGTCGCGATGGGACGACGACCACGGCATGTTCAAGAACCTCCCCGGGGAGCACGTTCAGATCGAACTTGGGGCATACACTGGTGCGACCGTCCGCGTGCGTTTCCGCTACTACAATCCGATCGCCAGTTCGAACGAGTACTGGCAGGTCGACAACGTGATGGTGACCGGTCAGGGGATCGTGCTCGCGGCCTGCTGCTTTGACGACAGCTCGTGTCAGTATGTTACGGAGTTGGAGTGCGGCGGCGCCGGCGGCACCTGGCAGGGCGTTGGCACGAGCTGCGAAACCGTCACGTGCCCGCTCATCGCGGGTGCCTGTTGTGTCGGCGGCGCGTGCGTCGCGACCACGACGCAAGCCGCGTGCGTGGCCCTCGCCGGCGAATGGCACGAGGGGGAGGACTGCGTTCTCTTTGAGTGCCCGGTGGCCTCCGTCTGGTACTTCGATGACGCGGGCGTGAGTGGCTGGGGCCAAACCTACGAGGCGCCCCTGTGGGAGTGGATGGACGCAGGTCCGCTGCCGGAATGCACGATGCAGGACCTGGACCCGGAGAATCCCTACTATGCCGTGACCCCAGCGATCACGTACGATTATTCCGGTTACCACTTCTACGCCAAGATCTGGCTGGCGAACAACTATCCCGAGTCATTCGAGCCAGTCACGGTTGAGCTGCACCGCGGCTGGGGTGAGGGCGAGGGCCCGCTCATCGCGTCCACGACGGTGTACGTGACCGAGCAGATGAACGAGGTTTTCCCAGGCTGGCCGCACATCTTTGACCTCGGCACGATTTCTGACCTGGTACTCAACCAGGAATCCCTGGTGCTCAAGATCATCTACACCGGTTGGGGCGGCGACACCCACATCTGTTGGAACGGAGAGTCTTGCCCCAGTGCACTGCACGCGCTGGCCCCCAGCGAGCCCCCCGGCATTGACACGGTGGTCTGCGAGCCGCAGGGCGGTGACAACCCCAGCCATCCGAGCACCTACTGGTATGACGTCACGCCAGGCGATGCGTATGGCCGGTGCGACTTTCACGTGCAGGTCTTCGACCCCAACCCCGAGAATTACCTGGCCTGGTCGATCACGCCGGAGCCCTGGCCGGCAGGGAACGAACCCACCTGGGAGTTCTTCGTCCAGCAGGTGGGCTCCGAGTGGTGGGCGACGTGGCGGGATCCGAACTGCGTCTACCCCATCACGACCGGTACCACCCGCTTTACGTTTGAGAACAGCAACCCGCCGACGTGGGGCGACTGGCGCGTCACCATCGGCGCGAGCGTCAACCCGCATGTCTGGGTCAGCGATTTCAGCGGCGCGCACTTCATGCAGTCCGACGGCGATGGGTACCGCGTACACGTCCCGCTGGCGAACATCCACGCCTTCAACTATACGCAGGACCTAGTGGGCGTCTGGAAAGCGGATTCCGCCTGGGGCGACCTCGACGGCGACGGAGACCTCGACCTCGTCTACTCGGGTGAGAGCAATGACGGACTGGTTACGAAAGTGTACACCAACCAAGGCGGCACGCTCACGTACGCCTACGACCGCTTCGGCGTCCAGAACGAGAGCAGCGGCAACCTGGCGCTGGGTGACTGCGATGGTGACGGCGACCTAGACCTCGTCGTCGCCGGCAACTCGAACGCCGGTGCCAGCAATCGCCTCTACCGGAACGACGGTGCCGGCGTTCTCACCTGGGACCAGACGCAGACGCTGGTCGGCCTGAACTACGCCTCGCTCGCGTGGGGCGACTACGACCTCGACGGCGATCTCGACCTGTACGTCCAGGGGCACGACGGCACCGCCGCGCGGGCCATCCTCTACCGGAACGGCCCGCTCGGCACACTCACCGCGGACACCGGACAGACTCTGGTCGGCCTCTACGCCGGCTCGGCGGACTGGGGCGATTGGGACGGCGACGGCGACCTGGACCTCATCGTCACCGGCGTCGATGGCACCGGTCGCCAGACCATCCTCTACAAGAACAATCCGACCGGCACGCTGGTTAACGACGGCAACCATGCCCTGCCAGGTGTGAGCCTTTCGGATACCGCCTGGGGCGACCTCGAGGGCGATGGCGACCTGGACCTGGCCTTCACCGGCGAGACCAGCGCGGCCCAGCGTTACGCATGCGTTTACACGAACGATGGGGCCGGCGGCTTCACCATGTACGGGCCAAACGTGCGCGCGATCTACCGCAGCTCGTGTGCGCTGGGCGATTACGACAACGATGGTGATTTGGATGTCGCGTTCTGCGGCTACGATGGTGGCGGCCTGTATACCGTCGTCGGCACGAACACAGGGACCGAGTTGTCACAGGACTACTACCTGCAAAGCGTGCGGGAAGGTTCGCTGAACTGGGTCGATGTCGACGCGGACGGCAATCTCGACCTGTTCATGACGGGCGCCGACTGGGGCCAGAAATTCGCCCGACTCTACTGGAACACCGGCGGCCTGCTCAACACGTATCCGAGGCCGGCGAGCACCATGCTTGCCCAACAGTGTGGGGGCCTGTCGCTCGCTTGGGACGGTGCCACCGACACCGAGACGCCCGGCCCGGGGTTGTACTACTGCGTCCGGGTCGGCACCACCAGTGGCGGGAATGACGTCATGTCGGGCACGTACAGCACGCCGTTGATGGGCAATGCCGGCCAGGGGGCCGCGTATTGGCTCGATCTGCCGGCGCACCAGTATTTCTGGAGCGTTCGTGCGGTCGATTCCGGGTTGGCGGCTTCGCCGTGGACGCCCGAGCAGGTGGCCTGGTGCCTGGGCGACGTCAACTGCGACGGCGTCGTCAACTTCCGCGACATCAACCCGTTTGTACTGCTGCTGAGCAACCCGACGGCTTATCAGGCGCAATACCCGACTTGCCCGACGGCCAACGGCGACATCAACTGCGACGGCGCGGTCGGCTTTCGCGACATCAACGCGTTCGTGGCGCTCATCGCGAGCGGCGTCTGCAGTTGA
- a CDS encoding response regulator transcription factor, protein MARIVIIEDEPDLAMGLRDNLEFEGHTVAHGADGQTGLRLVTEHPTDLVLLDIMLPDLDGFEICRRLRAAGYTMPIVILSARGQEIDKVRGLELGADDYVTKPFSLRELLARVHAALRRAAGAPPAAQVRFRIGDREVDLARQVIIAPTGELPLGYYESEILRMLHEQVGEAVPRADMLNRIWGVGVGPADRTVDNHIVSLRRKLEPDPAKPRYILTAHAVGYKLVL, encoded by the coding sequence ATGGCCCGCATAGTGATCATCGAAGACGAACCTGATCTCGCGATGGGGCTGCGCGACAACCTGGAATTCGAGGGGCACACCGTCGCCCACGGCGCCGACGGGCAGACCGGCCTGCGGCTGGTCACCGAGCACCCCACCGACCTTGTGTTGCTGGACATCATGCTGCCTGATCTGGACGGCTTCGAGATCTGCCGCCGGCTGCGCGCCGCAGGCTATACGATGCCGATCGTGATCCTCTCGGCCCGCGGACAGGAGATCGACAAGGTCCGCGGGCTCGAGTTGGGCGCCGACGACTACGTGACCAAGCCGTTCAGCCTGCGCGAACTGCTGGCCCGCGTGCACGCCGCCCTGCGCCGCGCCGCCGGCGCGCCCCCGGCGGCCCAGGTCCGCTTCCGCATCGGCGACCGCGAAGTGGACCTCGCCCGGCAGGTGATCATCGCGCCCACCGGCGAGTTGCCGCTGGGCTACTACGAATCCGAGATCCTGCGGATGCTGCACGAGCAGGTGGGCGAGGCAGTGCCGCGCGCGGACATGCTGAATCGCATCTGGGGCGTGGGCGTCGGCCCGGCGGACCGGACGGTGGACAACCATATCGTGAGCCTCCGGCGGAAGCTGGAGCCGGACCCGGCCAAACCGCGATACATCCTGACCGCGCACGCCGTGGGGTATAAGCTGGTGCTGTAG
- a CDS encoding LptF/LptG family permease yields the protein MTTIDRYVGRTFLGSYLILMLIGFGLYIFSDVLVNLDEFTKDRTLSAGAVLVNMADYYGHNLPLYYAQLGGVLMAIAAAFTYAMLLKNNELTPLVAAGVPLQRLALPALVCSIALVALWMANSELLVPRFADKIARRHADLTDVREVQVSCVRDDRNAILVAQELHLQAGVLNGVYIIEPDESGAPKHLLRADSARYDADRQVWVLDRGARQGMGPAFEEEGLARPIQWQPLAEYAFGLSPEQILLRQSSQWADLMSIAQMNMLLKSRNLPNLPAVAKARDIRFTQPLLTWILMLLAIPFFLTREPGNVLVAGGKALLLTGACFGLVFVSHSMSSDAAEARIATAIPVLVFGPVAVLHFANVKT from the coding sequence ATGACCACGATCGACCGCTACGTCGGCCGCACGTTTCTCGGCAGCTATCTCATCCTGATGCTGATCGGCTTCGGCCTGTACATCTTCAGCGACGTGCTCGTAAACCTCGACGAGTTCACCAAGGACCGCACGCTCTCCGCGGGGGCGGTGCTCGTCAACATGGCCGACTATTACGGCCACAACCTGCCGCTGTACTACGCGCAGCTCGGCGGGGTCCTCATGGCCATCGCCGCCGCCTTCACCTACGCCATGCTGCTGAAGAACAACGAGCTGACGCCGCTGGTCGCGGCCGGGGTGCCCTTGCAGCGCCTGGCGCTGCCGGCGCTGGTGTGTTCGATCGCGCTGGTGGCGCTGTGGATGGCGAACAGCGAGCTGCTCGTGCCGCGCTTCGCCGACAAGATCGCGCGGCGGCACGCGGATCTCACCGACGTGCGCGAAGTGCAGGTGAGCTGTGTCCGCGACGACCGCAACGCCATCCTCGTCGCCCAGGAGCTGCACCTGCAGGCCGGCGTGCTCAACGGCGTCTACATCATCGAGCCGGACGAAAGCGGCGCCCCCAAGCACCTGCTCCGCGCCGACTCGGCCCGCTACGACGCCGACCGCCAGGTCTGGGTGCTCGACCGCGGGGCGCGCCAGGGCATGGGGCCGGCGTTCGAAGAAGAGGGGCTCGCGCGGCCCATTCAATGGCAGCCGCTGGCCGAGTATGCATTCGGGCTGTCGCCGGAGCAGATCCTGCTGCGCCAGTCGTCGCAGTGGGCCGACCTGATGAGCATCGCGCAGATGAACATGCTGCTGAAGAGCCGCAATCTGCCGAACCTGCCGGCCGTGGCGAAGGCCCGCGACATCCGCTTCACACAGCCGCTGTTGACCTGGATCCTCATGCTGCTGGCGATTCCGTTCTTCCTGACGCGCGAGCCGGGCAACGTGCTCGTCGCCGGTGGCAAGGCCTTGCTATTGACCGGGGCGTGCTTCGGGCTGGTGTTCGTCAGCCACAGCATGTCCTCGGACGCCGCCGAGGCGCGGATCGCGACCGCGATCCCCGTGCTGGTGTTCGGCCCGGTGGCGGTCCTGCACTTCGCGAACGTGAAGACCTGA
- a CDS encoding LptF/LptG family permease, with amino-acid sequence MVTLHTYVLRELLKTFGLALAALTVLFTMGGGLYNIVRYEGVSAGDVFGFVPILIPIVVTLTMPMAALFATAMVYGRLAADNELLACRAAGINIHRLLLAAVLLSVFVAAFSLLFGSFIIPSFMQRIDSFTRSNIRDLVAQQLQQKGFVHRGREGEDRYTFTAEKVDYVSDAALRAKYFEVADGLHYLLVTNPTFLQLNRNGDLVRFAAARYVLCAFDTRVTPLEVTFHIRDGQDFEVGKRALTITDQETRITVPTPTPFRLTTTDLRLLLRWRRAPWESPRLADELQRFLIDVTRARFYEHCVVRLQAGEAVQLHDDYGQAYTLTAARAQAGRDSLTLTRGRVAVRGADGQPRLAYEAHRIDVSTLPLPDPLVELRLVQSPEQDVLEYDLRPGQPAAARRKETLNLDRLHIPPEVVQDAQRVTAAAVLDPDVDLPLDQALGDRRIGLQKSAQQLLRKIVGTINFRLSYCSSALVTLLMGAALGIIFRGSRALAAFGLALIPFFVVLILLVLGRQLTEDPHISPIGPFVTWGGLVLMLLADGMILRLGVRR; translated from the coding sequence ATGGTCACGCTGCACACCTACGTCCTGCGCGAGCTGCTCAAGACCTTTGGTCTGGCGCTGGCGGCCCTCACCGTGCTCTTCACGATGGGCGGCGGCCTGTACAACATTGTGCGCTACGAGGGCGTTTCCGCCGGCGACGTGTTCGGGTTCGTGCCCATCCTGATCCCGATTGTCGTGACGCTAACCATGCCGATGGCCGCGCTGTTCGCGACCGCGATGGTCTACGGCCGCCTGGCGGCGGACAACGAATTGCTGGCCTGTCGCGCGGCCGGGATCAACATCCACCGCCTGCTGCTCGCCGCAGTGCTGCTGTCGGTCTTCGTGGCCGCGTTCAGCCTGCTGTTCGGCAGTTTCATCATCCCGAGCTTCATGCAGCGTATCGACAGCTTCACGCGCAGCAACATCCGCGACCTGGTCGCGCAGCAGTTGCAGCAGAAGGGCTTTGTCCACCGCGGGCGCGAGGGCGAAGACCGCTACACGTTCACCGCCGAGAAGGTGGATTATGTTTCGGACGCCGCGCTGCGCGCCAAGTACTTCGAGGTCGCCGACGGCCTCCACTACCTGCTGGTGACCAACCCGACGTTCCTGCAGCTGAACCGGAACGGTGACCTGGTGCGCTTCGCCGCGGCGCGCTACGTGCTGTGCGCGTTCGACACGCGCGTTACCCCGCTCGAGGTCACCTTCCACATCCGGGACGGACAGGATTTCGAGGTGGGCAAGCGCGCGCTGACCATCACCGACCAGGAAACCCGCATCACCGTGCCCACGCCGACGCCGTTCCGGCTCACCACCACCGATCTGCGCCTCCTGCTGCGCTGGCGACGCGCCCCGTGGGAATCGCCGCGCCTCGCCGACGAGCTGCAGCGCTTCCTGATCGATGTCACGCGGGCCCGCTTCTACGAGCACTGCGTGGTGCGCCTGCAGGCGGGCGAGGCCGTGCAACTGCACGACGACTACGGCCAGGCCTACACGCTGACCGCCGCGCGGGCCCAGGCCGGCCGCGACAGCCTGACGCTGACGCGCGGCCGCGTCGCGGTCCGCGGTGCCGACGGGCAACCCCGGCTCGCGTACGAGGCGCACCGCATCGACGTCAGCACGTTGCCGCTGCCCGACCCGCTCGTCGAGCTCCGGCTCGTGCAGTCACCCGAGCAGGACGTGCTCGAATATGACCTGCGCCCGGGACAGCCCGCCGCGGCCCGCCGCAAGGAGACCCTCAATCTCGACCGCCTGCACATCCCGCCCGAGGTCGTGCAGGACGCCCAGCGGGTCACCGCCGCCGCCGTGCTCGACCCGGACGTCGACCTGCCGCTCGACCAGGCGCTCGGTGACCGGCGCATCGGGCTCCAGAAGTCGGCCCAGCAGCTCCTGCGCAAGATCGTCGGGACGATCAACTTCCGCCTGTCCTACTGCAGCAGCGCACTGGTCACGCTGCTGATGGGCGCTGCGCTGGGGATCATCTTCCGCGGTTCGCGCGCCCTGGCCGCCTTCGGCCTGGCGCTGATCCCGTTCTTTGTGGTGCTCATCCTGCTCGTGCTGGGGCGCCAGTTGACCGAGGACCCCCACATCAGTCCGATCGGTCCGTTCGTCACCTGGGGCGGGCTGGTGCTCATGCTGCTGGCCGACGGCATGATCCTGCGCCTGGGGGTGCGGCGATGA